The following coding sequences lie in one Pontibacter sp. G13 genomic window:
- a CDS encoding carboxypeptidase-like regulatory domain-containing protein, protein MIWLLITFTWLGASAQSGVLVSESFRNTPLSMVFGRLESHYPVSFSYDDRLIDGIRVTARFRGIPLDTVLHRVLRNTELEHVSLARGQYVIRSKKRQSKTGGIWSYYRTIKGHVHDGATNQPIDYAQVYLEVNKSGAHSDDQGMFELELPAGRTDTLLISRIGYQALRIPIDAETKSFDLAIALSPVDVALDPVVIPETNGQVIEITDAANVISLDPETTPNMAGFGEPDIFRTLLLLPGISSIDESVSNLNVRGGTMDQNLVLFDGITVYEPSHMFGRVSAFNDQAVKQVSIHRGGFHSKFGGRLSSVIDVEGAPTQPTEWHAGGSINLLNANIFGEAPIFKKQGAVRVAMRRSFSDLLSNPVYSRLFDNTFQEGVIFQDQVKLAEGQAIDLSPSFFFSDINLKMVYRPTPEDKLFVSFYRGNDNLKYYSLASHSEGEQSSFDELKLMNKGISFNWSRNWGAKLETSATLAMSTFENSYGYSFQDVSDLGELRYDYYLDNQIKDYGFRFDATTRLNDRNTLESGMHLSMLSTNHQLGYYQTFLPDMDSLELNKTDSDQVGGVMAVYAQHTYLPFNNLSVSIGGRGQYYSGTSQFYLSPRSTIKWAISNQVSLKGSVGKFHQFVNRTQHANLVHAGEDVWRLADADSIGVSQAWHYIVGGAYEGKDFLVNLELYRKDLNGLLTYHTDSYIADEDLQGQLNLFKDGSGWVNGLDLLVKKEWGSYVGWVSYTLAKTMYRFEEINNGSEFAANHDRRHTLKLVNMYRLNQWSFTATWMFNSGAPFTNIGSVEGGAIPQITFGPKNAENLPLYHRLDLSSSYEFQFREKWNGQVGLSIFNLYNRMNISDVRFMVAPGADPEAKNPPIVQLNKRLMGISPNVFLNLEF, encoded by the coding sequence ATGATCTGGCTTCTGATAACATTCACCTGGCTGGGCGCTAGCGCTCAGTCGGGTGTCTTGGTATCTGAGTCATTCAGAAATACGCCACTTTCCATGGTATTCGGACGCCTCGAATCCCATTATCCCGTTTCTTTTTCCTACGACGATCGACTTATCGATGGAATCCGAGTTACCGCTCGCTTCCGAGGAATACCTCTGGATACCGTTTTGCATCGCGTTTTGCGCAATACAGAACTTGAACACGTTTCTTTGGCCCGCGGTCAGTATGTGATTCGATCCAAAAAGCGGCAAAGTAAAACTGGGGGTATTTGGTCTTATTACAGGACCATCAAGGGACATGTTCATGATGGCGCTACCAACCAGCCTATTGATTACGCTCAGGTATATCTAGAGGTCAATAAGTCTGGCGCTCATTCTGATGACCAAGGAATGTTCGAGTTGGAATTACCCGCAGGAAGAACTGATACTCTCCTAATTTCGCGAATTGGGTATCAGGCGTTGAGAATTCCCATTGATGCCGAAACGAAATCCTTTGATTTGGCGATTGCTCTCTCTCCGGTAGATGTCGCATTGGATCCTGTGGTCATTCCAGAAACCAACGGGCAGGTGATTGAAATCACTGATGCTGCAAATGTTATCTCGTTGGATCCGGAAACCACTCCGAATATGGCCGGATTCGGAGAGCCAGATATCTTCAGAACGCTCCTGCTGTTGCCGGGAATCTCTAGCATTGATGAATCCGTTTCAAATCTGAATGTTCGAGGCGGAACTATGGACCAAAACTTGGTCCTCTTCGATGGTATTACGGTGTATGAACCCAGCCACATGTTTGGCAGAGTGAGCGCATTCAATGATCAGGCCGTCAAGCAAGTTTCTATCCATCGAGGCGGATTTCATTCCAAGTTCGGCGGAAGATTGTCAAGTGTAATTGACGTTGAAGGAGCTCCGACCCAACCGACTGAATGGCATGCGGGAGGTTCAATCAACTTGTTGAATGCCAATATTTTCGGAGAGGCTCCTATTTTCAAAAAACAGGGGGCAGTTAGAGTCGCTATGCGTCGGTCTTTTTCTGATCTTCTCTCCAATCCCGTTTACAGTCGATTATTCGATAATACTTTTCAAGAAGGAGTCATCTTCCAAGATCAAGTAAAGCTCGCCGAAGGACAGGCCATCGATTTGAGTCCGAGCTTCTTTTTTTCAGATATCAATCTGAAAATGGTTTATCGACCGACTCCAGAGGACAAACTATTTGTGTCCTTTTATCGTGGCAATGACAACCTCAAGTACTATAGCCTTGCATCTCACTCTGAGGGAGAACAATCCTCCTTCGATGAGTTGAAACTGATGAATAAAGGAATCAGCTTTAATTGGTCGAGAAACTGGGGTGCTAAACTTGAGACCAGCGCAACATTGGCGATGTCCACATTCGAAAATTCTTATGGATACTCTTTCCAAGACGTATCCGATTTGGGAGAATTACGCTACGATTACTATCTCGACAACCAAATCAAAGATTATGGCTTCCGGTTCGATGCAACCACTCGCCTAAATGACCGGAATACCCTTGAATCTGGGATGCATCTTTCTATGCTTTCCACCAATCACCAACTTGGATATTACCAGACTTTTCTTCCAGATATGGACAGTCTGGAATTGAATAAAACCGATTCAGATCAGGTTGGGGGGGTAATGGCTGTATATGCGCAGCACACATATCTTCCATTCAACAATCTTTCAGTGAGTATCGGAGGGAGAGGTCAATACTACTCTGGTACGTCTCAATTCTATTTGTCCCCTAGATCTACCATAAAGTGGGCGATTTCCAATCAGGTATCTCTTAAGGGCTCGGTCGGAAAATTTCATCAATTCGTAAATAGAACCCAACATGCCAATCTGGTTCATGCTGGCGAAGATGTTTGGAGGCTTGCGGATGCGGATTCCATTGGTGTGAGTCAAGCATGGCATTACATTGTAGGAGGCGCTTATGAAGGCAAGGACTTTTTGGTGAACTTGGAGCTCTACCGAAAGGATCTCAATGGATTGCTTACTTACCATACAGATTCTTATATCGCAGATGAAGATCTTCAAGGTCAGCTCAATCTTTTCAAAGACGGATCTGGCTGGGTCAATGGGTTGGATCTATTGGTCAAGAAAGAATGGGGATCCTATGTAGGATGGGTTTCCTATACTTTGGCCAAAACCATGTACCGCTTCGAAGAAATCAATAATGGTAGTGAATTCGCTGCCAATCATGATCGACGACATACCTTGAAGTTGGTCAATATGTACCGCCTCAACCAATGGTCTTTCACCGCGACTTGGATGTTTAACAGTGGAGCACCTTTCACCAATATTGGAAGCGTTGAAGGAGGGGCTATTCCACAGATAACCTTCGGCCCCAAAAATGCTGAAAATCTTCCCCTCTATCATAGATTGGATCTTTCTTCTTCCTACGAATTTCAATTTCGTGAAAAGTGGAATGGTCAAGTGGGTCTTTCGATTTTCAATCTTTACAACCGTATGAACATCAGCGATGTGCGGTTTATGGTTGCGCCCGGTGCTGACCCTGAGGCCAAAAACCCTCCTATCGTACAACTCAATAAGCGCTTGATGGGAATCAGCCCCAATGTATTCCTGAATCTTGAGTTCTAA
- a CDS encoding MarR family transcriptional regulator, whose translation MPQQQPSQRGYSLIEELVREVADFESTFGPEAINLEDFLAWMGQKTANKPSVEIAEVSKMDPPTMSRPSVITMLITYLFRYARHYIKKALEDTPLSKMDEFTYLAALNFQPSMKKSELIHGHIMELSSGVEVIKRMEKKGWVHSFPDPEDGRSTRVAITDMGKGAMFASMSALEQVANIVSGNLSEEELETLLPLLNKLNTFHKTIHDQDKKSDLAEIAGKYLSQ comes from the coding sequence ATGCCCCAACAACAGCCGAGTCAACGTGGATATAGCCTGATAGAGGAATTGGTCAGAGAGGTAGCTGATTTTGAATCGACCTTTGGTCCTGAGGCGATCAATTTGGAGGATTTTCTTGCATGGATGGGGCAGAAGACTGCAAATAAACCCAGCGTGGAAATAGCGGAGGTTTCCAAGATGGACCCCCCTACCATGTCAAGGCCGTCAGTAATCACTATGTTGATTACCTATCTCTTTCGATATGCGAGGCATTATATCAAAAAAGCACTTGAAGACACGCCTCTTTCAAAAATGGATGAATTCACTTATCTGGCTGCCTTGAACTTCCAGCCTTCTATGAAGAAAAGTGAATTGATTCACGGACATATCATGGAATTGTCATCCGGAGTTGAAGTGATTAAGCGAATGGAAAAGAAAGGATGGGTGCATTCTTTTCCTGATCCAGAGGACGGGAGATCTACTCGAGTAGCGATTACGGATATGGGAAAGGGCGCAATGTTCGCTTCTATGTCTGCATTAGAGCAGGTTGCAAATATTGTTTCTGGAAATTTGTCAGAAGAAGAGCTGGAAACGCTGCTTCCTTTATTGAATAAATTGAATACGTTTCACAAGACCATTCATGATCAGGATAAGAAAAGCGACCTGGCTGAAATTGCTGGAAAGTATTTGTCACAGTGA
- a CDS encoding RNA polymerase sigma-70 factor: MKQSGHNPPSEELAFKSLFDRYYDSIRNFLYYKSGNRDLAEDLAQDAFMILWKKRANIDPNKVKSYLYTIANNLFLNEVKHQKVVFKFQQQPISTTSVETPQYIMEEEEFRSKLDHAISSLPEKNRVVFLMNRIEKLTYREIAERLEISVKAVEKRMHKALLELRQIHAKI; this comes from the coding sequence ATGAAGCAATCCGGTCATAATCCGCCTTCCGAAGAGTTAGCCTTTAAGTCGTTGTTTGACCGGTACTACGATTCCATCCGCAATTTCCTGTATTACAAATCAGGAAATAGGGATCTCGCAGAGGATTTGGCGCAGGATGCGTTTATGATTTTGTGGAAAAAACGGGCCAATATTGATCCGAACAAAGTCAAAAGCTATCTCTATACGATTGCCAATAATCTGTTTCTCAATGAGGTAAAGCATCAAAAGGTCGTTTTCAAATTCCAGCAACAACCCATTTCCACCACGTCGGTTGAGACTCCTCAATACATCATGGAGGAAGAGGAATTTCGTTCTAAACTGGATCATGCTATTTCATCATTACCCGAAAAAAATCGGGTGGTATTTTTGATGAACCGAATTGAAAAACTGACCTATCGAGAGATCGCTGAGCGCTTGGAGATCAGTGTCAAAGCTGTTGAAAAACGAATGCATAAGGCACTTTTGGAACTTCGACAGATCCATGCCAAGATTTAA
- a CDS encoding ankyrin repeat domain-containing protein, producing the protein MFRKIQTYWEKSQVIRELGTFDDHTVWLAVEDQQVNCLEILLKCGKSANYIHSSGIPVLIKAVMVGHPQMVELLIKAQADVNASGPNGITPIIQAVKSGSLPIFNLILQSHPELERVDHSGENAIFHAAKSGKTSMVKKLIDAGAEVDGVNEMGVTPLMMAVQHNRITISRQLLEAGADPARPMPNGTPIFQHPHLSPRLSKLLNSNRSGSLPAQENGVMQLLSDINQLNPSSINLDLASEKGQSLIKAWEQRLAQTILDPLTLPTEWLKPLVLSLAQIAKLGPSPLIDQILRIGEPYGISAYQLAKMIGFQLEESSEKESLDQDRTASIDLDETFLEAVKQEKPQLVELLINLGAKVNFQDTHGRTALHFAVHHQELVELLLKNGANPNLKDRKGESPKQKAKKAKLPHIIRLMDNLSSK; encoded by the coding sequence ATGTTTAGGAAAATTCAAACATACTGGGAAAAAAGTCAGGTAATTCGTGAACTGGGTACATTCGATGATCACACCGTCTGGCTGGCAGTGGAAGATCAACAGGTCAATTGCCTAGAGATTCTGTTGAAATGTGGGAAATCTGCCAATTACATTCACTCTTCGGGTATTCCTGTTTTGATCAAAGCTGTGATGGTTGGACACCCACAAATGGTAGAATTATTGATCAAAGCTCAAGCAGATGTAAATGCCTCGGGGCCCAACGGTATTACTCCTATTATCCAAGCAGTTAAATCTGGAAGCCTTCCGATATTCAACCTAATCCTTCAATCACACCCAGAGCTCGAAAGAGTGGATCATTCAGGGGAAAACGCCATTTTTCATGCTGCCAAATCAGGCAAGACATCCATGGTCAAAAAGCTCATTGATGCAGGTGCGGAGGTAGACGGAGTCAATGAAATGGGGGTTACTCCGTTAATGATGGCAGTCCAACACAATAGAATTACCATTTCTCGGCAGCTTCTGGAAGCAGGAGCTGATCCCGCCAGACCCATGCCCAATGGAACTCCAATTTTTCAACACCCACATTTAAGCCCAAGACTCTCCAAATTGCTGAACTCCAACCGTAGTGGATCTCTCCCCGCTCAGGAGAATGGAGTCATGCAGTTACTCAGTGATATCAACCAGTTGAATCCGAGTTCAATCAATCTAGATTTAGCCTCTGAAAAAGGCCAATCTCTGATTAAGGCTTGGGAACAAAGATTGGCACAAACGATCCTTGATCCTCTTACTTTGCCGACCGAATGGTTAAAGCCTTTGGTGCTTTCCCTCGCCCAAATTGCCAAACTCGGACCTTCTCCACTTATCGATCAAATCTTGAGAATTGGAGAACCGTATGGAATTTCAGCGTACCAATTGGCCAAGATGATTGGCTTTCAATTAGAAGAATCTTCCGAAAAAGAATCTTTGGATCAGGATAGAACAGCTTCAATCGATTTAGATGAAACTTTCCTAGAAGCGGTAAAACAAGAAAAGCCCCAATTAGTGGAGCTTCTTATCAACCTTGGAGCCAAAGTCAATTTTCAAGATACTCATGGAAGAACAGCATTGCACTTTGCTGTTCATCACCAAGAGCTGGTAGAATTACTGCTAAAAAACGGAGCAAATCCAAACCTCAAGGACCGAAAAGGAGAGAGCCCTAAACAAAAGGCAAAAAAGGCTAAATTGCCTCACATCATTCGCTTAATGGATAATCTCTCATCCAAATAA
- a CDS encoding FecR domain-containing protein, translating into MSKHLPTDQFLARLLNRQLSEEEQNAWDLDDQQKDLRNLINAADQLKVPHKQSKEDAWEQMMQRIQSEEDASPVQTPVIPLFTRLKPWMTAAAAVAVLIVSYLILTPSSSQISAPLGQQLTHQLPDQSTVILNAGSEISYDAESFAETRVLELKGEAFFKVAPGKSFIVDTEEGDVEVLGTSFNTRARDGKMEVICYTGKVKVTAESGSEEVILTPGQSANTYQGGLNTAEIANLDAAPQWTKGVFSFKKSDFSDVVAELERQFDVQVQYENMEGRTLTITFFNDDMELALKTICEALDLNYIFTDEDKSKVVLKPAQQ; encoded by the coding sequence ATGAGCAAACATTTACCCACGGATCAATTTCTTGCTCGACTGTTGAATCGTCAACTTTCTGAGGAAGAGCAGAATGCCTGGGATTTGGATGATCAACAGAAAGATTTACGGAATCTGATCAATGCCGCTGACCAGCTCAAAGTTCCCCACAAGCAATCCAAGGAAGATGCTTGGGAACAAATGATGCAGCGGATTCAATCCGAGGAAGATGCTTCCCCAGTTCAGACTCCTGTAATTCCTTTGTTTACTCGTTTGAAGCCTTGGATGACTGCCGCAGCTGCTGTTGCAGTGCTGATTGTTTCGTATTTGATCCTGACGCCTTCCAGTTCTCAGATATCCGCACCACTTGGTCAACAATTGACCCATCAATTGCCTGATCAGTCCACGGTTATCCTGAATGCTGGCTCTGAAATATCTTATGATGCTGAATCATTCGCGGAAACGCGAGTTCTCGAACTCAAGGGAGAGGCATTTTTCAAAGTTGCTCCCGGAAAGTCGTTCATCGTAGATACCGAAGAAGGTGATGTCGAAGTTCTGGGTACGAGTTTTAATACTCGTGCGAGAGATGGAAAAATGGAAGTCATTTGTTACACGGGAAAGGTAAAAGTGACTGCCGAATCAGGAAGTGAGGAAGTAATCCTTACACCCGGTCAATCTGCAAATACTTATCAAGGTGGACTCAATACGGCGGAAATTGCGAATTTGGACGCTGCACCCCAATGGACAAAAGGTGTGTTCAGCTTCAAGAAAAGCGATTTTTCAGATGTCGTAGCAGAGTTGGAACGTCAATTTGATGTGCAAGTTCAGTATGAAAATATGGAAGGTCGTACTTTGACTATTACATTTTTCAACGATGACATGGAGCTGGCACTCAAAACAATCTGTGAAGCTTTGGATTTAAATTATATCTTTACTGATGAAGATAAGTCCAAAGTCGTGCTGAAACCAGCACAGCAGTAG